In Paenibacillus dendritiformis, the DNA window CCACGACGGCAAGCGGCCGGCTTCCTGTCCGAGCCTCGATCTGTCCCGCCGCCGCGCGAACGGTCTCTTCCCGGCGCCCGACCAGCGTCACGCGCGCGCCTTCCGCCGCGAGCTCGGAGGCCGCAGCCAATCCCAAGCCTTTGGATGAGGCCAGCACGATGGCCGTCTTGTCCTGCAGTTGCAAATCCATAGATATCCGACTCCTCTCCTGAAAATGCGGCAAGTCCGCCGATCGGCGCGGCAGACTCAACATGCGCCTACGATGTTGTTACCGACATTATACCAAATTCAACCACTTTATTCGCAATCCTCCTCATCGTTTGTGCTATGATTTTAGGGAATGGGCCGGCGGTGGCCGGTACCGCCGCGGCGCAACCGCAAGGAGGGATTCACCAATGAACGCGTTCACGCTGAAGCTGCTCGCGCTAGCGCTCATGCTGCTCGATCATATTCATTTTTATTTCCCGGAATCTCCCGATTGGTTCCATAGCGCGGGACGGCTGGCCGCACCCGTCTTCTTCTTCTTAGCGGCGGAAGGCTACGCCCATACGCGCGGCATCCGGCGCTATATGCTGCGCATGTTCATCTTCGCGCTGGTGATGGCGGGGGGCAGCGAACTGCTGACATTGGCGATGCCGGGCGGGACAATCGACAACAACATCTTCCTCTCGCTCTTCGCCGCGCTCGTGCTGATGGCGGCATTGGACTGGGCGAGAGCCTCAAGCCAGACATTGAGCGGCATCCTGATCTGCGGTGCGATCATGGGAGCGATGTTCTTCGTCGAGTACAGCTTGCTGGCGGTATCGATGGCGCTTGTCTTTCATCTGCTGCGGGGCTCTAAAGCGATGATTCCGGCGTTCGTCCTCTCTTCCCTCGTATTCTCGCTCGCGCCATACGCCAATGTGCACGCAGAGGAAATGTGGACAGCGCATTACCTGTTTGCGGTGAATCCGCAATGGATGATGATCTTCGCCATCCTGCCGATACTTGCCTATAACGGAAGACGGGGACCCGACCAGCCGTGGGCCAAATATGTATTCTATCTATTTTATCCCCTTCATGTATGGATACTGTATGCCATCCGCTGGCTGGCCGCGGCATAGGCTTGCATCTTTAACGCTCAGGCATTTAGCGTACCAAGTGCATAAACGATATCCATAATCGTTCTTTAAAGAGAGGAGCCAAAATTGAAACCGAAAAACTAGACTCAAGCAGGAAAATCGGTCCAATCTAAGGTAAAATAGTCCTACGACCGATAGGCTGCATACATAACTTTCAAGGAGAGATCATATGAAAAGCAGGTTTTCAATCGCAATAGGGGCCGCGCTGCTGCTCGCTTGCGCTACCGGAGTGTACGCCTCCGGGTCGTACAAGCTGATCGTGGACGGGAAGAAAATCGATGCGGATATCCGGGACATCAACGGAACCGTCTATGTGCCGCTGCGCACGGTCTCGGAAGCGCTTGGGGCCGATGTTCGCTATGAGAAGGCAAGCCGGACGATCACGCTCCATTCGTCGCCGCATGCCGTGCCGGCGGCCCAAGATGCGGGGGCGGAAGCGCGTATGGCATCCCGGAAGCACCCGGCTTCGCTGGGCGAGACGGTTGTCTTTGCCGCGGGCACCGGAGCCGCCGCGATGGCGACAGGAAGCATAACCGTCGAGGAGATAGTTAGAGGTGAGGAAGCATGGGAACAAATCTACGCGGCAAACCGTTTCAATAAAGCGCCTCGCAAAGGCTTTGAATACATATTGGCCAAAGTGACCGTCAGCATCGACTCTCATGCCAATCCGGATGCGGCGATGGACGTCAACGCGTTCGACTTCACCCTGGTGTCATCCGACGGGGCCGATTATCCGGCAGTGGCCGTCGTCACTCCGGATCCTCCGCTCCGGACGAAGATCTATGTCGGCGGCACCTATACGGGATGGGCCGCCTTCCAGGTCAGTCAAGACGACGCGGAGCCGCTTATCGCGAACGGCCGCAAAGCCGACGGCACAAGCGGCCTGTGGTTCAAAACCGTTCCATAAGGACGACGCTGCCGCAGCATCCCCGGATTGGGAGGCGGCGGCAGTTTGCGTCAGGCTTATGGCAGCTTTTTCAGCTCGATCGTCTCCCGGTCTTCGTCTTCCTTGCCGTCGTCGGCCAGGCCGCGGGTGGAGTTGCGGAATTCCCGCAGCGTATCGCCGAACGCGCGCCCGAGCTGCGGCAGCTTCGCCGGGCCGAAGAGCATCAGCGCCAGCATGAATATAATGACCAGGCCGGAAATCCCGATATTGTTCAGCATCGGAGGACACCTCCTTCCTTCAAGATGTGAGGGCTATGGACTGGCAGACGAGGCTTCCAGCCGGCGGGAATAGGCAGCGGACAGAAAAATGCTCAGTTCGAACAGCGCGATCAGCGGGATGGTCACCGACAAATGGGAGACGACATCGGGCGGCGAGATGCAGGCCCCGGCAATCGTCAAGCCGAGATAGGCGGGCTTCCGGATGCGGCGCAGCCTATCCGGCGCGATCAGCTCCAGCCGGGTCAGGAACAGAACCACGACCGGCATCTCGAAGGCGATGGCGAGCGGGAAGACGATATTGAACATCAACGTGAAATAGCGGTCGATCCCGTACATCTCCGCCGCCCCGATGCTGCGGTTCATCTGCATCAAAAATTCCAGCATCATCGGAAACACCAAGTAATAGCTGAAAGCAACCCCCAACAGGAACATCAGGAAGGAGGCGGGCACATAAGCCAGCGCCGCCCGCGCTTCCTCTTCCGTCAATCCCGGCCGGACGAACGCCCATAGCTGATAAAAGAGAACCGGCAGCGACAGCAGCACGGCGAAGAGCAACGCGCATTTCATATAGACGAACAGCCCATCCGTAAAGGCAAACACGTTCCATTCAATCCCGAGCCGGGCTGGCCGCGACTTCAGCAGAAGCAGCAGCCGCGGCGATAAGCAGAGCCCGATGCACAGCATCGCCATGAACCACGCTGAGAACACGATCAGCCGTCTGCGCAGCTCGGTCAAATGCAAAATCAGCTCTTCCTGATTATTCATTCGCTCTCGCCCCCTGTCGGTGAAGCAGAGGACGCGAAGGGTTCCGCATTTACGCCAGCGGTCCTTCCTGCTTCATATATTTGAGAATGCCCTCTGCCGCGCGATAGGCCAGCGCGCCTACGGTGGCGGTCGGGTTGTACCCGCTGTTATGAGGGAAGGCCGACGCCCCGACGACGAACAGATTATCCACGTCCCACATTTGCATGTAATTATTGACGGCGGAAGCGGACGGGTCGCTTCCCATAATGACGCCCCCCGTATTGTGCGTCGACTGGTAAGGCACGATGTTGTACGGGGCAAGCTGCCCGTTCGAGCCGATCTTGCTTGGCTTCATCTCCTGCATAATCTCCTGGGACTTCGCCGCCATGAATTTCACCAGCTCCCGATCCTGATCCTCGAAATCATAGGTAATCCGGATCTGAGGAAGACCATAGGAATCCTTGTAGGTCGGGTCCAGGTCCAGATAATGATGCCGCCACGGCATATTCGCCCCCTGCGGAGCAATCGACAAAGTCCGGTATGCATAGTGGATTGAGGCTTGTTTAAAATCTTTGCCCCAGGACGGAACGCCTTCCGGCGTCGAATTGTTCGCGATCGGGCGAAGGCCGGTCTGAGACAGGCGGATCCCCGCCCCATGAATGAAGTTGAGATCGCTATGATCGAAGTTGTCGCCATTCAGATCGTCCACCTCGATGCCCAGCGCGCCGGCGCCCGCATAGGTATTGAATTCGCGGTCCTCATAGAAGCCCACCGCGGCCCCGCCGTTCACCTGATATGCATAGTTCCGGCCGATGACTCCCTGCCCGGTGTCCGGATCGTAAGGTGTCCCCAGATTCGACAGCAGCAGCAGCTTCACGTTATTGAAGACATAGCTGGCCAAAATGACGACATCGGCCGGCTGAATGAACTCCTTCCGCGTCACGGTATCCACGTACACGACGCCCGTCGCTTTCTTGCCGCTATGTAAAATCTCGGTCACGTTGGAGTTCGTCCGGATTTCCAGATTCCCCGTCTTCTCGGCGACCGGAATGACCGTCACGACCGGATCGGCCTTCGCTCCGTACTCGCATCCGAAGCGCTCGCAGAAGGCGCAGTATTGGCAGGCTGCCCGGGCGATCCCGTCCGGATTCGTATACGCTTGCGACAGATTCGCCGACGGCATCATGTACGGATGATAGCCCAGCTTCCTGGCGGCTTCCTCGAACATCGCGATCGCCGGCGTTTTTTTCATGGGCGGCGTCGGGAACGGGTTGGATCGTTTGCCGACCATCGGATTTTGCTCCTGCTCCCCGGAGATGCCCGCCATTTTCTCGAACGTGTCGAAATAAGGCTCCAGTTCGTCATAGGTAATGCCCCAGTCCTGAATGGTCATGCCGTCCGGAATCTTTTTCTTGCCGTAGCGTTCCACCGTCTTCGTGTAAATCTCGAAATCATACGGCAGAAACCGGAAATACTGGCCGTTCCAATGGATCCCCGCGCCGCCCAGCCCTTCTCCCATCAGGAAGGAGCCGTAGCTTCGCATCGGCAGCGCCCGCTGGCTTTGTTTGTTGCGGAACGTGACCGTCTCCTTGGACAGGTCCTGCATCAATTCATAGCGCTGGGCGTAGCGCAGCTCATCGTGGACCATAAAATAATCTTCCGTCTTGCGGCTTTTGCCCCGTTCCAGCCCGAGAACCTTGATGCCGGCCTTGGTCAGCTCGGAAGCGATGATTCCTCCCGCCCAACCCATGCCGACAATGACGACGGGCACTTTCGGTAACTTCGTTGCCATTGCATCGCTCTCCTTACGTGGTTATGAATGTTGGGTCATATGGCTGTGCAAGCTTTGCGGTTCAATCTCCACGAAATCGGGCTTGTCAATAATATTGAGATAACTCATCTGGTTGCCCGGGTACCGACGCATTCTCCATCCCATCATATTTTTGTTCCCTCCGTAGAGCGGATCGGCGTAGACGCCTTCAAGCGTCAGCGCACGCAGCATTTTGAAGAAGGCCCCCGTCGTCTCTCCGTTATCGAGGAGAGCGTCCTTCCCGGACTCGAACGCCTTGAGCACTTCATCCTGCTCACTCGCTTCCAGCTCGGTGAAGGTCTTGCCGTAATGCTTCGTGCTGTACAGCTCCAACGCGTCCAGGCCGAGCATGAACAGCTCATGATGCTTGATGCTCGGAAATCCGCCTTGCGTCGGCTCGCCCTTGAAAAACGGCCCTTGCATATATTCGCGCGCATTAATGCCCCACTGGCCCGCAAGCTGGTGGTCGATATAATAAGCAACCCCCAGCTCGGCCGCGCCCGGCCCCAGATCGTCGGCCGGGAATATCCGTTCCACGGCGGCTTCCGTTAGCCGGAACTGCCGCTGATTGAAATACATCAGCGCTTGGTTATGATCCGGCGCCTGCTGCGGCGCCGGCTGATTCGGACCGGGCTGCGTTCCGGCTCCCGGCCGCACGGAACGATCGATCACCGCTCCTACGACTCCCCCGACTACGGCCCCGCCCAGCGCCGCCCCGGATACCTTCAGGAATTGGCGGCGGGATTGGTCGCGGGCCTGTCCTTGCGGTCTGCCGCTCTGGTTGCTGTGTTTCTCAGCCACGTTCATCCTCCCTTTTCTAATAGGTTGTTTAAAAAGTCCGCTTTTGATCGCGAAGTAATCCGGGAAGCAGCTTGAAAGCAGCTTGACATCGAATCTTGCATTCACTCTTGAAGTGCAGTGCTCATCAAGTCTGGCCTTCACTCCGCGCTTCCTCGCCAGTTTTGCGGAGCCAAACTCACGGCGAACGCATCCGCTTCGCGTTCAAGCAACTTTCTCGGCGCTGAAAACCGTTCTTTTTAAACGGGTCTGAATCTATGCAGGTTTCCTTAATGTACGCTTACTATTTCCGTTCACAGGAACAATATGCATATTCGCCACGGGTAGCCAGCCTCTGTCCTTCCCGAATGGCGGCACGAAAAAGGAGCGGAGAAAACCTGGATCTCCACTCCTTCGTACCGCATGGCGGGGGACGGCGCATGCGCTTATTTTTTGGCAGACAGCCACTCTACCAATGCGCTGATCTCATCCTCGCTCAATACACCCTTGAACGCGGTCATCCCGTTGCCTCCGTTATGGATAACGGCCGAGATTTCTTCCGGCGTACGCGTCGCCCCGACCTTTTGCAGATTCGGTCCGACTTGTCCTTCCAGATTGGCGCCATGGCAGACCAGGCAGTTCTGCTTATAGACCGCCGCAGCGTCTACGGCAGCGGGAGGGGGCGTCGTCTGCCCCGGGGCCGTTCCCTGATTCGTTCCGGCCCCTTGATTATTCGGGGAGCCGCAAGCGGCCAATCCGATGACAAGAGCCGCAGCGGCGATAATCATGGTCATTTTTTTGAACATATCTTCATCCACCTCTTATTCATGCCGGGAATACGGTTAGCATACCCACTCGTTGTCTGTTCATGTATCCAGCGTTTCTCTCACAGTTAAATTGTGTACAATCTAATTGACCACAATTTTTGATTGTGCTATAAATAGGGTAGTAAGTTGATACGTTACTTTTAGTTAAGCAAAGGAGCGGATGGGTGATGGCAACGGTTTACGATTTTACGGCAAAGAAGCCAAGCGGCGAATTGACGTCCTTGCGGGAGTACGAGGGGCAAGTTCTTCTTATCGTCAACACCGCGAGCAAGTGCGGGTTTACGCCGCAATTCAAGGAGCTGCAAGCCTTGTATGACAAGTTCAAGGATCGCGGCTTCGCCGTGCTTGGATTTCCGTGCGCGCAATTCGGCAATCAAGAGTTCGAGAAGACGGAGGAGACGATGGAGTTCTGTCAGGTCAATTACGGCGTCACCTTTCCGATGTTCGCGAAGGTGGATGTCAAAGGGCCAGACGCCGATCCGTTGTTTGCCTATCTGACGAATGAGAAAAAAGGGCTGTTGGGCAGCACCGAGATTAAGTGGAATTTCACCAAATTCCTCGTCGGCAAAGACGGACGCGTCGTGGATCGGTATGCTCCGCAGACGAATCCCGCCAAGCTGGAAGATGAGATCGCGGCCCTGCTGTAGCGGGGCCGAAGTTAGGAGTGGTTGCGATGAAGACATCCCATCCCCCGGAGCCGGATGAGCGGCTGAAGCTCGATAATCAGCTCTGCTTCGCGATCTATGCGGCTTCCCGGGAATTGACGAAGCTGTACCGGCCGCTGCTGGAGCGGCTGGAGCTTACCTACCCGCAATATCTCGCCCTCCTGGCGCTATGGGAGCATGACGGCATGACGGTGAAGGAATTGGGTCTCCGCTTATATCTGGACTCCGGCACGCTGACGCCGATGCTGAAGCGCATGGAGCAGCAAGGGCTGATTCGCCGGGCCCGCGCCGCAGAGGACGAGCGCAAGGTGATCCTCTCGCTGACCGGCAAGGGCCGTTCCTTGAAAAAGGAGGCGGCCTGCATCCCTGCCCGATTGGCGGAGCTGGCTGACCGTACCCGGCTCGATCCCGCCCGCCTCCTGCAGGACATCCGCACGCTGCTGGAGCATTTGTCGCAGCTTCCTCCGCAGCGGGCCGAGTAACGGTTTGACTTCTCGTTAAAATATTCTATAATAGGGATCAATCATGATACAGCCATCACGCCAATGAAGAGCATCCAACTCGGAGGCGTTCTCGACCGGATATGGGCGGCATTGTATGCCCGCCACAGTCT includes these proteins:
- a CDS encoding TraX family protein, coding for MNAFTLKLLALALMLLDHIHFYFPESPDWFHSAGRLAAPVFFFLAAEGYAHTRGIRRYMLRMFIFALVMAGGSELLTLAMPGGTIDNNIFLSLFAALVLMAALDWARASSQTLSGILICGAIMGAMFFVEYSLLAVSMALVFHLLRGSKAMIPAFVLSSLVFSLAPYANVHAEEMWTAHYLFAVNPQWMMIFAILPILAYNGRRGPDQPWAKYVFYLFYPLHVWILYAIRWLAAA
- a CDS encoding copper amine oxidase N-terminal domain-containing protein: MKSRFSIAIGAALLLACATGVYASGSYKLIVDGKKIDADIRDINGTVYVPLRTVSEALGADVRYEKASRTITLHSSPHAVPAAQDAGAEARMASRKHPASLGETVVFAAGTGAAAMATGSITVEEIVRGEEAWEQIYAANRFNKAPRKGFEYILAKVTVSIDSHANPDAAMDVNAFDFTLVSSDGADYPAVAVVTPDPPLRTKIYVGGTYTGWAAFQVSQDDAEPLIANGRKADGTSGLWFKTVP
- a CDS encoding twin-arginine translocase TatA/TatE family subunit, whose product is MLNNIGISGLVIIFMLALMLFGPAKLPQLGRAFGDTLREFRNSTRGLADDGKEDEDRETIELKKLP
- the tatC gene encoding twin-arginine translocase subunit TatC — its product is MNNQEELILHLTELRRRLIVFSAWFMAMLCIGLCLSPRLLLLLKSRPARLGIEWNVFAFTDGLFVYMKCALLFAVLLSLPVLFYQLWAFVRPGLTEEEARAALAYVPASFLMFLLGVAFSYYLVFPMMLEFLMQMNRSIGAAEMYGIDRYFTLMFNIVFPLAIAFEMPVVVLFLTRLELIAPDRLRRIRKPAYLGLTIAGACISPPDVVSHLSVTIPLIALFELSIFLSAAYSRRLEASSASP
- a CDS encoding GMC family oxidoreductase, which gives rise to MATKLPKVPVVIVGMGWAGGIIASELTKAGIKVLGLERGKSRKTEDYFMVHDELRYAQRYELMQDLSKETVTFRNKQSQRALPMRSYGSFLMGEGLGGAGIHWNGQYFRFLPYDFEIYTKTVERYGKKKIPDGMTIQDWGITYDELEPYFDTFEKMAGISGEQEQNPMVGKRSNPFPTPPMKKTPAIAMFEEAARKLGYHPYMMPSANLSQAYTNPDGIARAACQYCAFCERFGCEYGAKADPVVTVIPVAEKTGNLEIRTNSNVTEILHSGKKATGVVYVDTVTRKEFIQPADVVILASYVFNNVKLLLLSNLGTPYDPDTGQGVIGRNYAYQVNGGAAVGFYEDREFNTYAGAGALGIEVDDLNGDNFDHSDLNFIHGAGIRLSQTGLRPIANNSTPEGVPSWGKDFKQASIHYAYRTLSIAPQGANMPWRHHYLDLDPTYKDSYGLPQIRITYDFEDQDRELVKFMAAKSQEIMQEMKPSKIGSNGQLAPYNIVPYQSTHNTGGVIMGSDPSASAVNNYMQMWDVDNLFVVGASAFPHNSGYNPTATVGALAYRAAEGILKYMKQEGPLA
- a CDS encoding gluconate 2-dehydrogenase subunit 3 family protein translates to MNVAEKHSNQSGRPQGQARDQSRRQFLKVSGAALGGAVVGGVVGAVIDRSVRPGAGTQPGPNQPAPQQAPDHNQALMYFNQRQFRLTEAAVERIFPADDLGPGAAELGVAYYIDHQLAGQWGINAREYMQGPFFKGEPTQGGFPSIKHHELFMLGLDALELYSTKHYGKTFTELEASEQDEVLKAFESGKDALLDNGETTGAFFKMLRALTLEGVYADPLYGGNKNMMGWRMRRYPGNQMSYLNIIDKPDFVEIEPQSLHSHMTQHS
- a CDS encoding c-type cytochrome, with protein sequence MFKKMTMIIAAAALVIGLAACGSPNNQGAGTNQGTAPGQTTPPPAAVDAAAVYKQNCLVCHGANLEGQVGPNLQKVGATRTPEEISAVIHNGGNGMTAFKGVLSEDEISALVEWLSAKK
- a CDS encoding glutathione peroxidase, which produces MATVYDFTAKKPSGELTSLREYEGQVLLIVNTASKCGFTPQFKELQALYDKFKDRGFAVLGFPCAQFGNQEFEKTEETMEFCQVNYGVTFPMFAKVDVKGPDADPLFAYLTNEKKGLLGSTEIKWNFTKFLVGKDGRVVDRYAPQTNPAKLEDEIAALL
- a CDS encoding MarR family winged helix-turn-helix transcriptional regulator, which gives rise to MKTSHPPEPDERLKLDNQLCFAIYAASRELTKLYRPLLERLELTYPQYLALLALWEHDGMTVKELGLRLYLDSGTLTPMLKRMEQQGLIRRARAAEDERKVILSLTGKGRSLKKEAACIPARLAELADRTRLDPARLLQDIRTLLEHLSQLPPQRAE